One genomic segment of Mytilus trossulus isolate FHL-02 chromosome 4, PNRI_Mtr1.1.1.hap1, whole genome shotgun sequence includes these proteins:
- the LOC134715301 gene encoding BTB/POZ domain-containing protein 1-like isoform X1: protein MGKIELKFIRRLFHMDRKMDEKDKPDKQPKRKERKNDEKTANREENQTAKNLCTNQKLNVNPRNPLNSVSQPQSHQKQANSTATYSESSAEAMDDSGAPDSPLNSMQESPAQNPVKMERVPSTSDLPVFSSQFVTQISSQSDPGPEKALLLATASAAFGHGGNAPYNWQATKICVKDRLSYLCNTEIMADVHFMVGAPPHQQKIPSHKFVLSVGSAVFDAQFNGPMATQEDIVEIPDVEPAAFISLLRFLYSDEVKICSDSVMTTLYAAKKYAVPALEKQCVEFLKRNLSSDNAFMLLTQARLFDEPQLAALCLETIDKNTHEALQADGFTDIDLETLCCVLERDTLGIREFKLFASVCRWAEAECTRKNLPPSPENQRGVLGRALRLIRFPLMSVEEFAQGAAQSGLLEDKEVVKLFLYFTVNPKPQIAFLDVPRCCLTGKEQVVSRFCQIESRWGYSGTSDRIRFMVNRRIFVVGFGLYGSIHGPKEYYVTIQIIQSDTGKVMGHNDTSFQCDGSNSTFRVMFKEPVEILPNTSYTACSTLKGPDSYYGAKGLRKVTHESVSSGKVTFQFTYAAGNNNGTSVEDGQIPEIIFYT from the exons ATGG GTAAAATTGAGTTAAAGTTCATCAGAAGGCTGTTCCATATGGACAGAAAAATGGATGAAAAAGATAAACCAGATAAACAACCGAAaagaaaagagagaaaaaatgatgaaaagacTGCTAATCGAGAAGAAAATCAAACAGCAAAAAACTTGTGTACAAATCAGAAGCTTAATGTGAATCCAAGAAATCCTCTAAATTCAGTATCACAACCCCAATCACATCAGAAACAAGCTAATTCAACAGCAACATATTCAGAGTCATCAGCTGAGGCTATGGATGATTCAGGAGCACCGGACTCGCCATTGAATTCCATGCAAGAGTCCCCTGCTCAGAACCCTGTCAAGATGGAAAGGGTTCCATCAACCTCAGATTTACCTGTGTTTTCTAGTCAATTTGTCACCCAGATCTCTTCTCAAAGTGACCCAGGTCCAGAGAAAGCCCTTTTGCTGGCAACTGCAAGTGCAGCTTTTGGACATGGTGGCAATGCTCCATATAACTGGCAGGCTACTAAGATCTGTGTCAAAGACAGACTTTCTTATCTTTGTAATACTGAAATAATGGCTGATGTTCATTTTATGGTTGGAGCACCACCCCATCAACAAAAAATACCTTCTCATAAATTTGTTCTGTCTGTAGGTAGTGCTGTGTTTGATGCACAGTTTAATGGTCCAATGGCAACACAAGAGGATATTGTAGAAATCCCTGACGTTGAGCCTGCAGCATTTATTTCACTTCTCAGATTTTTGTATTCAGATGAAGTTAAAATATGTTCTGATTCTGTTATGACTACATTGTATGCTGCTAAGAAATATGCAGTTCCAGCATTAGAGAAACAATGTGTGGAGTTCTTAAAGAGAAATTTGAGCAGTGACAATGCATTCATGCTTTTGACGCAGGCACGTTTATTTGACGAGCCCCAGCTGGCAGCTTTGTGCTTAGAAACTATAGATAAAAATACACACGAGGCTTTGCAGGCCGATGGTTTCACAGACATAGATTTAGAAACACTTTGTTGTGTTCTAGAACGGGACACATTAGGAATCAGAGAATTCAAACTTTTCGCATCAGTTTGTCGTTGGGCAGAGGCAGAATGCACTCGTAAAAACCTGCCACCAAGTCCTGAAAATCAACGTGGCGTGTTAGGGCGTGCATTAAGACTGATTCGCTTCCCTTTAATGAGTGTGGAAGAATTCGCTCAAGGAGCTGCTCAGAGTGGATTGTTAGAAGATAAAGAAGTGGTCAAATTGTTCTTATACTTTACAGTAAATCCTAAACCACAGATAGCTTTCCTTGATGTCCCAAGGTGTTGTCTGACTGGTAAAGAACAAGTAGTATCCAGATTTTGTCAGATAGAGAGTAGATGGGGTTATAGTGGAACCAGTGATAGAATCAG gTTCATGGTTAACAGAAGAATATTTGTAGTTGGTTTTGGACTTTATGGTAGTATTCATGGACCTAAGGAATATTATGTTACCATCCAG attataCAGTCGGACACTGGTAAAGTAATGGGACACAATGACACCAGTTTTCAGTGTGATGGTTCTAACTCCACGTTCCGTGTCATGTTTAAGGAGCCAGTGGAAATTCTGCCCAACACTAGTTACACAGCATGTTCAACTTTGAAG GGTCCCGACTCGTATTATGGAGCTAAAGGTCTCAGAAAAGTGACACATGAATCTGTTTCGAGTGGAAAGGTCACTTTCCAGTTTACTTATGCTGCAGGCAACAACAATGGAACATCAGTAGAAGATGGACAGATCCCAGAAATCATTTTCTACACATAA
- the LOC134715301 gene encoding BTB/POZ domain-containing protein 1-like isoform X2, with amino-acid sequence MDRKMDEKDKPDKQPKRKERKNDEKTANREENQTAKNLCTNQKLNVNPRNPLNSVSQPQSHQKQANSTATYSESSAEAMDDSGAPDSPLNSMQESPAQNPVKMERVPSTSDLPVFSSQFVTQISSQSDPGPEKALLLATASAAFGHGGNAPYNWQATKICVKDRLSYLCNTEIMADVHFMVGAPPHQQKIPSHKFVLSVGSAVFDAQFNGPMATQEDIVEIPDVEPAAFISLLRFLYSDEVKICSDSVMTTLYAAKKYAVPALEKQCVEFLKRNLSSDNAFMLLTQARLFDEPQLAALCLETIDKNTHEALQADGFTDIDLETLCCVLERDTLGIREFKLFASVCRWAEAECTRKNLPPSPENQRGVLGRALRLIRFPLMSVEEFAQGAAQSGLLEDKEVVKLFLYFTVNPKPQIAFLDVPRCCLTGKEQVVSRFCQIESRWGYSGTSDRIRFMVNRRIFVVGFGLYGSIHGPKEYYVTIQIIQSDTGKVMGHNDTSFQCDGSNSTFRVMFKEPVEILPNTSYTACSTLKGPDSYYGAKGLRKVTHESVSSGKVTFQFTYAAGNNNGTSVEDGQIPEIIFYT; translated from the exons ATGGACAGAAAAATGGATGAAAAAGATAAACCAGATAAACAACCGAAaagaaaagagagaaaaaatgatgaaaagacTGCTAATCGAGAAGAAAATCAAACAGCAAAAAACTTGTGTACAAATCAGAAGCTTAATGTGAATCCAAGAAATCCTCTAAATTCAGTATCACAACCCCAATCACATCAGAAACAAGCTAATTCAACAGCAACATATTCAGAGTCATCAGCTGAGGCTATGGATGATTCAGGAGCACCGGACTCGCCATTGAATTCCATGCAAGAGTCCCCTGCTCAGAACCCTGTCAAGATGGAAAGGGTTCCATCAACCTCAGATTTACCTGTGTTTTCTAGTCAATTTGTCACCCAGATCTCTTCTCAAAGTGACCCAGGTCCAGAGAAAGCCCTTTTGCTGGCAACTGCAAGTGCAGCTTTTGGACATGGTGGCAATGCTCCATATAACTGGCAGGCTACTAAGATCTGTGTCAAAGACAGACTTTCTTATCTTTGTAATACTGAAATAATGGCTGATGTTCATTTTATGGTTGGAGCACCACCCCATCAACAAAAAATACCTTCTCATAAATTTGTTCTGTCTGTAGGTAGTGCTGTGTTTGATGCACAGTTTAATGGTCCAATGGCAACACAAGAGGATATTGTAGAAATCCCTGACGTTGAGCCTGCAGCATTTATTTCACTTCTCAGATTTTTGTATTCAGATGAAGTTAAAATATGTTCTGATTCTGTTATGACTACATTGTATGCTGCTAAGAAATATGCAGTTCCAGCATTAGAGAAACAATGTGTGGAGTTCTTAAAGAGAAATTTGAGCAGTGACAATGCATTCATGCTTTTGACGCAGGCACGTTTATTTGACGAGCCCCAGCTGGCAGCTTTGTGCTTAGAAACTATAGATAAAAATACACACGAGGCTTTGCAGGCCGATGGTTTCACAGACATAGATTTAGAAACACTTTGTTGTGTTCTAGAACGGGACACATTAGGAATCAGAGAATTCAAACTTTTCGCATCAGTTTGTCGTTGGGCAGAGGCAGAATGCACTCGTAAAAACCTGCCACCAAGTCCTGAAAATCAACGTGGCGTGTTAGGGCGTGCATTAAGACTGATTCGCTTCCCTTTAATGAGTGTGGAAGAATTCGCTCAAGGAGCTGCTCAGAGTGGATTGTTAGAAGATAAAGAAGTGGTCAAATTGTTCTTATACTTTACAGTAAATCCTAAACCACAGATAGCTTTCCTTGATGTCCCAAGGTGTTGTCTGACTGGTAAAGAACAAGTAGTATCCAGATTTTGTCAGATAGAGAGTAGATGGGGTTATAGTGGAACCAGTGATAGAATCAG gTTCATGGTTAACAGAAGAATATTTGTAGTTGGTTTTGGACTTTATGGTAGTATTCATGGACCTAAGGAATATTATGTTACCATCCAG attataCAGTCGGACACTGGTAAAGTAATGGGACACAATGACACCAGTTTTCAGTGTGATGGTTCTAACTCCACGTTCCGTGTCATGTTTAAGGAGCCAGTGGAAATTCTGCCCAACACTAGTTACACAGCATGTTCAACTTTGAAG GGTCCCGACTCGTATTATGGAGCTAAAGGTCTCAGAAAAGTGACACATGAATCTGTTTCGAGTGGAAAGGTCACTTTCCAGTTTACTTATGCTGCAGGCAACAACAATGGAACATCAGTAGAAGATGGACAGATCCCAGAAATCATTTTCTACACATAA